A window from Mangifera indica cultivar Alphonso chromosome 2, CATAS_Mindica_2.1, whole genome shotgun sequence encodes these proteins:
- the LOC123209789 gene encoding subtilisin-like protease SBT4.5 isoform X3 produces MSTLYGATEGDRKVYIVYMGSLPEGEYSPSSTHQTMLQEVVDGSSVENILVRSYKRSFNGFAAKLTDNERQKLAAMKGVVSVFPSRTLQLHTTRSWEFIGLGESVKRNPSVESDVIVGVLDTGIWPESESFSDEGFGPAPKKWKGACKGGRNFTCNKKIIGARVYSLDGKNETARDTDGHGTHTASTAAGNKVKDASFFGVGKGTARGGVPSSRIAVYKVCSESGCKGADVLAGFDDAIADGVDLLTVSLGGDRTMDLSDDPIAIGSFHAMAKGILTLNSAGNSGSFYGSTASVSPWMLSVAAATTDRLFIDRIVLGNGTEVVGFAINGFTQNGKKFPLVLGHKVVGDCLAVPDLSCSGRCLDSSLVKGKIVLCEMPEGPIVAHQAAAAGSIVRQKESVGRSSFLVSWPSSSVTSNDYDSIISYMDSTKNPQAEILKTESIKDTEAPAVAYFSSRGPNTILPEILKPDISAPGVDILAAYSLVAPLTIDEDDKRHVKFNILSGTSMACPHVAGVAAYIKTFHPTWAPSAIKSAIMTTALPMNDTKDSLAEFSYGSGYINPIKAINPGLIYEASEEDYIRMLCSAGYSSEKLRLITRDNSTCPEASKKTSPKDFNYPSMASQILAGKSFTVNFHRTVTNVGLPNSTYKVHVLSNSEVRIKVVPDILSFKSINEKKSFDVIVTGKGVPLSIEILSASVVWSDGKHRVRSPIALIPKGGSI; encoded by the exons ATGAGTACATTGTATGGGGCCACTGAAGGAGATAGAAAA GTATACATTGTCTACATGGGATCACTCCCTGAGGGTGAATACTCACCATCGTCGACCCATCAAACTATGCTTCAAGAAGTTGTTGATGGCAG CTCTGTAGAAAATATACTGGTTAGAAGTTACAAGAGGAGTTTCAATGGATTTGCTGCCAAGCTCACTGATAATGAGAGGCAAAAGCTTGCCG CAATGAAAGGGGTAGTCTCCGTTTTTCCAAGTAGAACTCTCCAGCTTCATACCACGAGATCCTGGGAATTTATAGGTTTAGGTGAATCTGTTAAACGAAATCCCAGTGTTGAGAGTGATGTTATAGTGGGAGTTTTGGACACTGGTATCTGGCCAGAATCCGAAAGTTTTAGTGATGAGGGTTTTGGTCCTGCTCCCAAGAAGTGGAAAGGTGCTTGTAAAGGTGGCAGAAATTTCACTTGCAACAA AAAAATAATTGGAGCTCGAGTTTACTCATTAGACGGTAAAAATGAAACAGCTAGAGATACTGACGGTCATGGAACCCATACTGCCTCTACGGCTGCTGGCAACAAAGTAAAGGATGCAAGTTTTTTTGGAGTGGGAAAGGGTACTGCAAGAGGAGGTGTTCCCTCTTCAAGAATTGCTGTGTATAAAGTTTGCTCGGAGTCGGGTTGTAAAGGAGCAGATGTATTGGCCGGTTTCGATGATGCTATCGCTGATGGAGTTGACCTTTTAACAGTCTCTTTAGGAGGAGATCGTACAATGGATTTAAGTGATGATCCCATTGCCATCGGTTCTTTTCATGCAATGGCTAAAGGTATACTGACTTTAAATTCTGCTGGCAATTCTGGTTCATTTTATGGGTCAACAGCAAGTGTTTCTCCATGGATGTTGTCAGTAGCTGCTGCCACAACCGATCGCCTTTTCATTGACAGAATTGTTCTTGGAAATGGAACGGAAGTAGTG GGATTTGCTATTAATGGCTTCACTCAGAATGGAAAAAAATTTCCTCTGGTACTTGGACATAAAGTCGTAGGCGATTGCCTTGCAGTGCCTGACTT GTCGTGTTCTGGCAGGTGTCTCGATAGCAGTTTAGTAAAGGGAAAGATCGTTTTATGTGAAATGCCTGAAGGACCTATTGTCGCTCATCAAGCAGCTGCTGCAGGATCGATCGTTAGACAAAAAGAATCAGTTGGCCGGTCTTCCTTTCTCGTTTCTTGGCCATCATCGTCAGTGACCTCAAACGATTATGACAGTATCATCTCCTACATGGATTCAACAAA AAACCCTCAAGCAGAGATACTAAAGACTGAGAGTATTAAGGATACTGAAGCTCCTGCTGTTGCTTATTTCTCTTCTCGTGGTCCAAATACTATTCTGCCTGAGATTCTTAAG CCTGATATAAGCGCTCCTGGAGTTGACATATTGGCTGCATATTCGCTTGTCGCTCCGTTGACCATTGACGAGGACGATAAAAGGCATGTTAAATTCAATATATTGTCTGGAACCTCGATGGCGTGCCCTCATGTTGCTGGTGTAGCTGCTTATATTAAAACGTTTCACCCTACTTGGGCGCCTTCTGCCATCAAATCTGCTATAATGACTACCg CATTGCCAATGAATGATACCAAGGATTCACTAGCTGAATTTTCATATGGATCTGGGTATATCAATCCAATAAAAGCTATCAATCCAGGACTTATATACGAAGCTTCTGAAGAAGACTACATAAGAATGCTCTGCAGTGCAGGGTATAGTTCGGAAAAACTTAGACTTATTACCAGAGATAACAGCACTTGTCCTGAAGCCTCAAAGAAGACATCACCAAAGGATTTCAATTACCCTTCAATGGCATCCCAAATTTTAGCAGGAAAGTCTTTCACAGTCAACTTTCATAGAACGGTGACAAATGTTGGTCTTCCAAACTCCACATACAAAGTCCATGTCCTTTCAAACTCAGAAGTTAGAATCAAAGTAGTACCTGACATTCTCTCCTTTAAGTCAATAAATGAGAAGAAATCTTTCGATGTGATTGTAACTGGTAAAGGTGTTCCTTTGAGTATTGAAATATTATCTGCATCTGTTGTGTGGTCTGATGGCAAGCACAGGGTGAGAAGTCCAATTGCTCTCATTCCTAAGGGGGGTTCAATATGA
- the LOC123208596 gene encoding peroxidase N-like translates to MHWSRDLKGLIRLIIFFMVFLAVRPQLTTDFYSKSCPNLLQIVRTEVIKAVKAETRMAASLLRLHFHDCFVNGCDASILLDGTDSEKFSLANNNSARGYEVIDSIKTAVENQCSGVVSCADILTIAARDSVVLSGGPTWKVPLGRRDGFVANQSASNNLPSPFDGIDQISQKFSNVGLNISDVVALSGAHTIGLAKCSLFNNRLFNFSQTGSPDPTMDPEMLSDLQSFCPVNGDGNKMTSLDRNSTDLFDNHYFNNLINNKGLLSSDQALYSSSEAQSTTKSIVESYNKSPTLFFSDFVNSMIRMGNISPLTGSNGEIRKNCRTVGS, encoded by the exons ATGCACTGGTCAAGGGATTTGAAGGGTTTGATTCgcttaataattttctttatggtTTTTTTGGCTGTGAGGCCTCAGTTGACAACTGATTTCTATTCAAAATCTTGTCCCAATCTTCTTCAAATTGTAAGAACTGAAGTTATAAAAGCTGTCAAAGCTGAAACCAGAATGGCAGCTTCTTTGCTTCGACTTCATTTCCATGATTGCTTTGTGAAT GGGTGTGATGCATCAATTCTGTTGGATGGAACTGACAGTGAGAAGTTCTCACTTGCTAATAATAATTCAGCAAGAGGATACGAAGTTATCGACTCCATAAAAACTGCAGTGGAGAATCAATGCAGTGGAGTTGTCTCATGTGCTGATATATTAACCATAGCTGCAAGAGACTCTGTGGTCTTG AGTGGAGGACCTACTTGGAAAGTTCCATTGGGAAGAAGGGATGGATTTGTGGCAAACCAGTCAGCATCTAATAATCTTCCTTCTCCATTTGACGGAATAGATCAGATTtctcaaaaattttctaatgtggGCTTAAACATTTCTGATGTGGTTGCTCTTTCAG GTGCTCATACAATTGGCTTAGCCAAGTGTTCACTCTTCAACAATAGACTATTCAATTTCAGTCAAACAGGCTCTCCAGACCCAACGATGGATCCAGAAATGCTTTCTGATTTGCAAAGTTTCTGCCCAGTTAATGGCGATGGAAACAAGATGACTTCTCTTGATCGAAACTCCACCGATCTATTTGACAACCATTATTTCAACAACTTGATCAACAACAAGGGTCTTCTTTCTTCGGATCAAGCTTTGTATTCAAGCTCTGAGGCTCAGTCCACAACCAAAAGCATTGTTGAAAGCTACAACAAAAGTCCAACCCTTTTCTTCTCTGACTTTGTCAATTCTATGATCAGAATGGGGAATATTAGTCCTCTTACTGGCTCCAATGGTGAGATCCGGAAGAATTGCAGGACCGTTGGTTCTTAA
- the LOC123209789 gene encoding subtilisin-like protease SBT4.4 isoform X2, producing the protein MQVYIVYMGSLPEGEYSPSSTHQTMLQEVVDGSSVENILVRSYKRSFNGFAAKLTDNERQKLAAMKGVVSVFPSRTLQLHTTRSWEFIGLGESVKRNPSVESDVIVGVLDTGIWPESESFSDEGFGPAPKKWKGACKGGRNFTCNKKIIGARVYSLDGKNETARDTDGHGTHTASTAAGNKVKDASFFGVGKGTARGGVPSSRIAVYKVCSESGCKGADVLAGFDDAIADGVDLLTVSLGGDRTMDLSDDPIAIGSFHAMAKGILTLNSAGNSGSFYGSTASVSPWMLSVAAATTDRLFIDRIVLGNGTEVVGFAINGFTQNGKKFPLVLGHKVVGDCLALETLLLSRSCSGRCLDSSLVKGKIVLCEMPEGPIVAHQAAAAGSIVRQKESVGRSSFLVSWPSSSVTSNDYDSIISYMDSTKNPQAEILKTESIKDTEAPAVAYFSSRGPNTILPEILKPDISAPGVDILAAYSLVAPLTIDEDDKRHVKFNILSGTSMACPHVAGVAAYIKTFHPTWAPSAIKSAIMTTALPMNDTKDSLAEFSYGSGYINPIKAINPGLIYEASEEDYIRMLCSAGYSSEKLRLITRDNSTCPEASKKTSPKDFNYPSMASQILAGKSFTVNFHRTVTNVGLPNSTYKVHVLSNSEVRIKVVPDILSFKSINEKKSFDVIVTGKGVPLSIEILSASVVWSDGKHRVRSPIALIPKGGSI; encoded by the exons ATGCAGGTATACATTGTCTACATGGGATCACTCCCTGAGGGTGAATACTCACCATCGTCGACCCATCAAACTATGCTTCAAGAAGTTGTTGATGGCAG CTCTGTAGAAAATATACTGGTTAGAAGTTACAAGAGGAGTTTCAATGGATTTGCTGCCAAGCTCACTGATAATGAGAGGCAAAAGCTTGCCG CAATGAAAGGGGTAGTCTCCGTTTTTCCAAGTAGAACTCTCCAGCTTCATACCACGAGATCCTGGGAATTTATAGGTTTAGGTGAATCTGTTAAACGAAATCCCAGTGTTGAGAGTGATGTTATAGTGGGAGTTTTGGACACTGGTATCTGGCCAGAATCCGAAAGTTTTAGTGATGAGGGTTTTGGTCCTGCTCCCAAGAAGTGGAAAGGTGCTTGTAAAGGTGGCAGAAATTTCACTTGCAACAA AAAAATAATTGGAGCTCGAGTTTACTCATTAGACGGTAAAAATGAAACAGCTAGAGATACTGACGGTCATGGAACCCATACTGCCTCTACGGCTGCTGGCAACAAAGTAAAGGATGCAAGTTTTTTTGGAGTGGGAAAGGGTACTGCAAGAGGAGGTGTTCCCTCTTCAAGAATTGCTGTGTATAAAGTTTGCTCGGAGTCGGGTTGTAAAGGAGCAGATGTATTGGCCGGTTTCGATGATGCTATCGCTGATGGAGTTGACCTTTTAACAGTCTCTTTAGGAGGAGATCGTACAATGGATTTAAGTGATGATCCCATTGCCATCGGTTCTTTTCATGCAATGGCTAAAGGTATACTGACTTTAAATTCTGCTGGCAATTCTGGTTCATTTTATGGGTCAACAGCAAGTGTTTCTCCATGGATGTTGTCAGTAGCTGCTGCCACAACCGATCGCCTTTTCATTGACAGAATTGTTCTTGGAAATGGAACGGAAGTAGTG GGATTTGCTATTAATGGCTTCACTCAGAATGGAAAAAAATTTCCTCTGGTACTTGGACATAAAGTCGTAGGCGATTGCCTTGCA TTAGAAACGTTGTTGCTCTCCAGGTCGTGTTCTGGCAGGTGTCTCGATAGCAGTTTAGTAAAGGGAAAGATCGTTTTATGTGAAATGCCTGAAGGACCTATTGTCGCTCATCAAGCAGCTGCTGCAGGATCGATCGTTAGACAAAAAGAATCAGTTGGCCGGTCTTCCTTTCTCGTTTCTTGGCCATCATCGTCAGTGACCTCAAACGATTATGACAGTATCATCTCCTACATGGATTCAACAAA AAACCCTCAAGCAGAGATACTAAAGACTGAGAGTATTAAGGATACTGAAGCTCCTGCTGTTGCTTATTTCTCTTCTCGTGGTCCAAATACTATTCTGCCTGAGATTCTTAAG CCTGATATAAGCGCTCCTGGAGTTGACATATTGGCTGCATATTCGCTTGTCGCTCCGTTGACCATTGACGAGGACGATAAAAGGCATGTTAAATTCAATATATTGTCTGGAACCTCGATGGCGTGCCCTCATGTTGCTGGTGTAGCTGCTTATATTAAAACGTTTCACCCTACTTGGGCGCCTTCTGCCATCAAATCTGCTATAATGACTACCg CATTGCCAATGAATGATACCAAGGATTCACTAGCTGAATTTTCATATGGATCTGGGTATATCAATCCAATAAAAGCTATCAATCCAGGACTTATATACGAAGCTTCTGAAGAAGACTACATAAGAATGCTCTGCAGTGCAGGGTATAGTTCGGAAAAACTTAGACTTATTACCAGAGATAACAGCACTTGTCCTGAAGCCTCAAAGAAGACATCACCAAAGGATTTCAATTACCCTTCAATGGCATCCCAAATTTTAGCAGGAAAGTCTTTCACAGTCAACTTTCATAGAACGGTGACAAATGTTGGTCTTCCAAACTCCACATACAAAGTCCATGTCCTTTCAAACTCAGAAGTTAGAATCAAAGTAGTACCTGACATTCTCTCCTTTAAGTCAATAAATGAGAAGAAATCTTTCGATGTGATTGTAACTGGTAAAGGTGTTCCTTTGAGTATTGAAATATTATCTGCATCTGTTGTGTGGTCTGATGGCAAGCACAGGGTGAGAAGTCCAATTGCTCTCATTCCTAAGGGGGGTTCAATATGA
- the LOC123209789 gene encoding subtilisin-like protease SBT4.4 isoform X1 → MQVYIVYMGSLPEGEYSPSSTHQTMLQEVVDGSSVENILVRSYKRSFNGFAAKLTDNERQKLAAMKGVVSVFPSRTLQLHTTRSWEFIGLGESVKRNPSVESDVIVGVLDTGIWPESESFSDEGFGPAPKKWKGACKGGRNFTCNKKIIGARVYSLDGKNETARDTDGHGTHTASTAAGNKVKDASFFGVGKGTARGGVPSSRIAVYKVCSESGCKGADVLAGFDDAIADGVDLLTVSLGGDRTMDLSDDPIAIGSFHAMAKGILTLNSAGNSGSFYGSTASVSPWMLSVAAATTDRLFIDRIVLGNGTEVVGFAINGFTQNGKKFPLVLGHNLDSSLVKGKIVLCEMPEGPIVAHQAAAAGSIVRQKESVGRSSFLVSWPSSSVTSNDYDSIISYMDSTKNPQAEILKTESIKDTEAPAVAYFSSRGPNTILPEILKPDISAPGVDILAAYSLVAPLTIDEDDKRHVKFNILSGTSMACPHVAGVAAYIKTFHPTWAPSAIKSAIMTTALPMNDTKDSLAEFSYGSGYINPIKAINPGLIYEASEEDYIRMLCSAGYSSEKLRLITRDNSTCPEASKKTSPKDFNYPSMASQILAGKSFTVNFHRTVTNVGLPNSTYKVHVLSNSEVRIKVVPDILSFKSINEKKSFDVIVTGKGVPLSIEILSASVVWSDGKHRVRSPIALIPKGGSI, encoded by the exons ATGCAGGTATACATTGTCTACATGGGATCACTCCCTGAGGGTGAATACTCACCATCGTCGACCCATCAAACTATGCTTCAAGAAGTTGTTGATGGCAG CTCTGTAGAAAATATACTGGTTAGAAGTTACAAGAGGAGTTTCAATGGATTTGCTGCCAAGCTCACTGATAATGAGAGGCAAAAGCTTGCCG CAATGAAAGGGGTAGTCTCCGTTTTTCCAAGTAGAACTCTCCAGCTTCATACCACGAGATCCTGGGAATTTATAGGTTTAGGTGAATCTGTTAAACGAAATCCCAGTGTTGAGAGTGATGTTATAGTGGGAGTTTTGGACACTGGTATCTGGCCAGAATCCGAAAGTTTTAGTGATGAGGGTTTTGGTCCTGCTCCCAAGAAGTGGAAAGGTGCTTGTAAAGGTGGCAGAAATTTCACTTGCAACAA AAAAATAATTGGAGCTCGAGTTTACTCATTAGACGGTAAAAATGAAACAGCTAGAGATACTGACGGTCATGGAACCCATACTGCCTCTACGGCTGCTGGCAACAAAGTAAAGGATGCAAGTTTTTTTGGAGTGGGAAAGGGTACTGCAAGAGGAGGTGTTCCCTCTTCAAGAATTGCTGTGTATAAAGTTTGCTCGGAGTCGGGTTGTAAAGGAGCAGATGTATTGGCCGGTTTCGATGATGCTATCGCTGATGGAGTTGACCTTTTAACAGTCTCTTTAGGAGGAGATCGTACAATGGATTTAAGTGATGATCCCATTGCCATCGGTTCTTTTCATGCAATGGCTAAAGGTATACTGACTTTAAATTCTGCTGGCAATTCTGGTTCATTTTATGGGTCAACAGCAAGTGTTTCTCCATGGATGTTGTCAGTAGCTGCTGCCACAACCGATCGCCTTTTCATTGACAGAATTGTTCTTGGAAATGGAACGGAAGTAGTG GGATTTGCTATTAATGGCTTCACTCAGAATGGAAAAAAATTTCCTCTGGTACTTGGACATAA TCTCGATAGCAGTTTAGTAAAGGGAAAGATCGTTTTATGTGAAATGCCTGAAGGACCTATTGTCGCTCATCAAGCAGCTGCTGCAGGATCGATCGTTAGACAAAAAGAATCAGTTGGCCGGTCTTCCTTTCTCGTTTCTTGGCCATCATCGTCAGTGACCTCAAACGATTATGACAGTATCATCTCCTACATGGATTCAACAAA AAACCCTCAAGCAGAGATACTAAAGACTGAGAGTATTAAGGATACTGAAGCTCCTGCTGTTGCTTATTTCTCTTCTCGTGGTCCAAATACTATTCTGCCTGAGATTCTTAAG CCTGATATAAGCGCTCCTGGAGTTGACATATTGGCTGCATATTCGCTTGTCGCTCCGTTGACCATTGACGAGGACGATAAAAGGCATGTTAAATTCAATATATTGTCTGGAACCTCGATGGCGTGCCCTCATGTTGCTGGTGTAGCTGCTTATATTAAAACGTTTCACCCTACTTGGGCGCCTTCTGCCATCAAATCTGCTATAATGACTACCg CATTGCCAATGAATGATACCAAGGATTCACTAGCTGAATTTTCATATGGATCTGGGTATATCAATCCAATAAAAGCTATCAATCCAGGACTTATATACGAAGCTTCTGAAGAAGACTACATAAGAATGCTCTGCAGTGCAGGGTATAGTTCGGAAAAACTTAGACTTATTACCAGAGATAACAGCACTTGTCCTGAAGCCTCAAAGAAGACATCACCAAAGGATTTCAATTACCCTTCAATGGCATCCCAAATTTTAGCAGGAAAGTCTTTCACAGTCAACTTTCATAGAACGGTGACAAATGTTGGTCTTCCAAACTCCACATACAAAGTCCATGTCCTTTCAAACTCAGAAGTTAGAATCAAAGTAGTACCTGACATTCTCTCCTTTAAGTCAATAAATGAGAAGAAATCTTTCGATGTGATTGTAACTGGTAAAGGTGTTCCTTTGAGTATTGAAATATTATCTGCATCTGTTGTGTGGTCTGATGGCAAGCACAGGGTGAGAAGTCCAATTGCTCTCATTCCTAAGGGGGGTTCAATATGA
- the LOC123209793 gene encoding lignin-forming anionic peroxidase-like, which translates to MSSFLFSTIFLILAITLGASRAQLSSTFYDTTCPNLTSIVRGVLVPARDSDVRLGAKIIRVHFHDCFVNGCDASLLLDDAADIDSEKNAAPNNSTDGYAVIDDVKTAVENVCPGVVSCADILALASEILVVLDGGQSWEVQLGRRDGTTANRAGTTAIPSPIEDLPTITQKFTDQGLDTTDLVALSGAHTIGRARCVSFNQRINASNPDPTLDPTYLQTLQENCQSSDQNLNNLDVTTPDAFDNNYFVNLQNNRGLLQTDQELFSTSGADTVAIVNQFATSQSAFFDAFGASMIKMGNISPLTGSNGEIRTNCRRVN; encoded by the exons atgtcttctTTTCTGTTTTCAACTATTTTTCTCATTCTTGCTATAACGCTTGGGGCTTCTAGGGCTCAATTGAGCTCTACCTTTTATGACACCACATGCCCTAACTTAACTAGCATTGTTCGTGGTGTTTTAGTCCCGGCTCGGGACAGTGACGTCCGACTTGGCGCCAAAATTATCCGTGTTCACTTCCACGattgttttgtcaat GGTTGTGACGCTTCGCTATTGTTAGACGATGCAGCCGACATAGACAGCGAGAAAAATGCTGCACCAAATAATTCCACAGATGGATATGCAGTAATTGATGATGTCAAAACAGCAGTTGAAAATGTTTGCCCAGGAGTTGTCTCTTGTGCCGATATCTTGGCTCTTGCCTCTGAAATTTTAGTCGTTTTG GATGGAGGTCAATCCTGGGAAGTGCAACTAGGAAGAAGGGATGGCACAACGGCAAACAGAGCTGGAACCACAGCCATTCCAAGTCCCATTGAAGATCTACCTACTATTACACAGAAATTCACAGATCAAGGACTCGACACTACTGACCTAGTCGCTTTATCTG GTGCACACACTATTGGAAGAGCTCGTTGTGTCTCATTCAATCAACGTATAAATGCAAGCAACCCGGACCCAACACTGGATCCCACATATTTACAGACTCTTCAAGAAAATTGTCAATCTTCtgatcaaaatttaaacaatctTGATGTAACAACTCCTGATGCCTTTGACAACAACTACTTCGTTAATCTCCAAAACAACCGCGGCCTTCTCCAGACCGATCAGGAATTATTCTCGACTTCCGGTGCCGACACAGTGGCCATAGTGAACCAGTTTGCCACCAGCCAATCTGCCTTCTTCGATGCCTTCGGCGCGTCTATGATCAAGATGGGAAATATTAGCCCTTTGACAGGCAGCAATGGTGAAATTAGAACCAACTGCAGGAGGGTTAATTAA
- the LOC123208597 gene encoding peroxidase A2-like: MGNVENIYTHVLKFLKLLYFVINLFGVCNSQLSPTFYATSCPNMSKIVRGVIKRARKDDARIGAKFIRLQFHDCFVSGCDASLLLDDANGKDSEKNARPNLSIEGYEVIDKIKTKLERVCPGVVSCADIISLASQISVSLVWGSNMQVQLGRKDSREAFLNRTIVIPGPRETLSEILQKFRDQGLDSTDLVALSGAHTFGSARCTVFSHRLYNFNGTGRPDPSLDPKYLQSLRGQCPNIEKQSPPTLIKLDRTTPNYFDNNYFKNLKKKSGLLQTDQELFSTPGAKTVAIVERFAENQTDFFESFSEAMMKMGNIMTLTGNKGEIRMNCRKVN; encoded by the exons ATGGGAAATGTAG aaaatatttataCTCATGTCTTGAAATTTCTCaagttattatattttgttattaattt ATTTGGGGTGTGTAATAGCCAGTTGAGTCCAACATTCTATGCCACTTCTTGCCCCAATATGTCGAAGATTGTGCGTGGCGTGATTAAGAGAGCCAGAAAAGATGATGCGCGTATTGGTGCCAAATTCATCCGTCTTCAGTTCCATGATTGTTTTGTCAGT GGCTGTGATGCATCACTTTTGTTAGATGATGCAAATGGCAAAGACAGCGAGAAAAATGCACGACCCAACTTGTCAATAGAAGGTTATGAAGtcatagacaaaattaaaactaagCTTGAGAGAGTTTGCCCAGGCGTCGTCTCCTGTGCTGATATCATTTCCCTTGCATCTCAAATTTCGGTTTCTTTGGT ATGGGGGTCCAACATGCAAGTACAATTGGGAAGAAAAGACTCCAGGGAGGCATTTCTAAATAGAACTATTGTCATTCCAGGACCTAGAGAAACCCTCAGTGAAATTTTACAGAAGTTCAGAGATCAGGGACTTGATTCCACTGACTTGGTAGCTTTATCTG gTGCACACACTTTCGGTTCTGCTAGATGCACTGTTTTCAGCCACCGTCTATACAATTTCAATGGCACAGGAAGGCCAGACCCGAGCTTGGATCCCAAATATTTGCAAAGTCTTCGTGGACAGTGCCCTAATATCGAGAAGCAGTCTCCTCCGACTCTAATTAAACTTGATCGAACAACTCCCAATTATTTTGACAACAATTACTTCAAAAACCTGAAAAAGAAATCTGGTCTTCTACAAACTGACCAGGAGTTATTTTCTACTCCTGGGGCTAAAACTGTTGCAATTGTGGAGCGGTTTGCAGAAAACCAGACTGATTTCTTTGAAAGTTTTAGCGAAGCCATGATGAAGATGGGAAATATAATGACACTGACGGGAAACAAAGGTGAGATCAGGATGAACTGCAGAAAAGTTAATTGA